The following DNA comes from Pyxidicoccus trucidator.
GCCGCGTGCTCGTGGACCCGCTGGGCAGCGTCAACTTCGAGTCCGTGTCGCCGGCTCTCGCGGAGGCCGGCTGCGAGGTGCGCATCTTCCGTCCCATCCAGGGCGCCATGTCCTCGTTCGACGCAGACCGCATGAAGGGGCGCATGCACCGCAAGCTGGTGGTGCGCGACGGCGAGGTGGGACTCACCGGCGGGTGGGGCATCTGGAAGAGCTGGCTCGGCAACGCGGACGGGCCGGACTCGTGGCGCGACATGAATGTGCGCGTGGAGGGGCCCGCCGCGCGAGAGATGCAGCTGGCCTTCGCCCAGAACTGGCAGGAGGCCGGCGGCGACTTCCTCCCCGCCAGCGACTTCCCACATCCCCAGGCCGTGGGCGAGGCCCGCGCCGGCTTCGTCGCCAGCAGCGACCACCGCTTCCTCTCCGACGGGCGGCGGATGATGCTGCTCACCATCGCCGCGGCGCGCACGCGGCTCTGGATTGCCAACTCGTACTTCATTCCCTCCGACGCCATCAGCGACATGCTCATCGAGAAGGTGAAGCAGGGGGTGGACGTGCGGGTGCTGGTGCCCGGGAGGCACCATGACATCGCCCCGGTCCACGCGGCGCAGCGCGCCTCCTACGCGCGGCTGCTCGAAGGGGGCGTGCGCATCTGGGAGTACGAGCTGTCCATGATGCACGCCAAGACGATGGTCGTGGACGACTCGCTGTCCGTCATCGGCTCCACCAATCTGGACCCGCTGTCGCTGAGTACGTCTGAAGAGGGCTCGGTGGTGGTGGACGACGCGGAGCTGGCCGCACGGCTCGCGGCGGCCTTCGAGAAGGACCTGGGCCACTC
Coding sequences within:
- a CDS encoding phospholipase D-like domain-containing protein, with the protein product MKLVWLVLGALLVAGCPYPNHRHDLRLRALPEGGAEARSLAFYQSLGVELAPGHRVELVENGHIFDAIEQEARAARSSIHIASYIWRPGEPSDRLVRALQQRQPGVACRVLVDPLGSVNFESVSPALAEAGCEVRIFRPIQGAMSSFDADRMKGRMHRKLVVRDGEVGLTGGWGIWKSWLGNADGPDSWRDMNVRVEGPAAREMQLAFAQNWQEAGGDFLPASDFPHPQAVGEARAGFVASSDHRFLSDGRRMMLLTIAAARTRLWIANSYFIPSDAISDMLIEKVKQGVDVRVLVPGRHHDIAPVHAAQRASYARLLEGGVRIWEYELSMMHAKTMVVDDSLSVIGSTNLDPLSLSTSEEGSVVVDDAELAARLAAAFEKDLGHSYEIHWSGWRKRGLLQKLGEQLPWLIGNFL